In the Candidatus Komeilibacteria bacterium CG_4_10_14_0_2_um_filter_37_10 genome, GCTCCCTGGTCAGGACAAATAGTGCAGATTGATACGCGAAATTTAGAAACCTTGCCGACTCTTGCCGTCATAAATAACGATCTGGTCTATCATTATCAAATTAGTAATACCCACAATAATAAATATAATTTGCAGTTAAAATATCGTCCAGTGTCAGAAAAAATGCCATTACTATATTTTTTAAATGATCAGCAGCAGTGGCAAATGCTAGATAGCAAAATAGATTTAAAAAAAGAATTGATCATAGCAACCACCGAGCAACCAGAATTATTTATCCTCGTTGCTTATCAGCCAGATAGCTGGTTGGGTCGAGCCACCTGGTATCATTATCGTAAGTGTTTATGTGCAGCTTCGCGAGACTATCCCAAAGGTACCAAGTTAAAAGTTACTAATATTAATAATAATAAATCAGTTATAGTCAAAATAAATGATTATGGTCCAGAAAAATGGACAAAAAAT is a window encoding:
- a CDS encoding septal ring lytic transglycosylase RlpA family lipoprotein — encoded protein: MPLLYFLNDQQQWQMLDSKIDLKKELIIATTEQPELFILVAYQPDSWLGRATWYHYRKCLCAASRDYPKGTKLKVTNINNNKSVIVKINDYGPEKWTKNLIDLDAVAFKKISSLRAGVINVKIEKIP